The Glycine soja cultivar W05 chromosome 4, ASM419377v2, whole genome shotgun sequence genomic sequence GTTCGCAGCCTCGTGTAATTTATTAAAAGGAAAAGCCCAAAAAGAGTAACAGTAGCCcagaaagagaaagcaaaatgaTTTGGGCCTGGTAGTGAAGGGTTAGGAACTGCTAGGGCCACCTAGTATTTTTGCTGGTGCATACAGCATAATGTGTGAAATATCGGTTTTACCCTTTTGTAAGCACAATACGTATGAGACTTATTGACAATCTATAGGCTCAATATGAATTACTAATccgtaagaattttttttcccaaaaatataattttggaattaatttaaaattaatggtccaAGCAGAAATCAAACTTATACCTTTCATTATTAGCATAACACTCTAACCAATTGAGTTAATAgaccaattatattataaataattaatattgctatatatataatattaaattttttaatatatatttaatacacatgtaaatttacataattaatttttatctaataattaatttatttacatgtataaattgtaaataaaaatcatagatttaataaaaatttacatatataaaaaaatatcaaatttatttaattatcaattgatgtaataaacatcaaaatacatcattcaattaaatatcatatttgtttaattttcagtCATTGTAATAAACATCCAAAtacatcatttaattaaatatctaacttatttaattattaattaccgTAATAGACATCTAAATATAACATCcagttaaatatcaaatttgtttaattatcaaaaaatttaaataaaataatatataaaaaattataatttaaaataaaattcaaaacattcacattgacaatccgtatggtTTATATAGATtatcaatccatatgttttgaatttttttaatatacatttcttcttttctggCAACGAAAAACCACCGAACTTAATCGTATATTTATAAACAACGCATGTACACCACCGATGATAACAAAGATTCACAAAAGAACGCCAATGAAAACAAGTTATATTAAAAGGAGTGTggttttatggaaaaaaaaagagtactgcaaaaataaaataaaaaattaatatgctatttgtaactaaaaataacaaaagacattttcaatattttgaaaaagtgTTGGATGCCGAAGGAAGATGTGGTGGGTTTCAAGCATGTTGATGGCGCCAATGGGAATTGGATTGAGGATAGTGTGTTCGTCGACGGCGCATCACATGAAGACGCAGGCATGGGATAGAAACCGCAAAGCCACTGTCTAGTCACTCACTCGGTACTCtgtctttcattttttcttgtttgtttgcttgCTACTCTTCTTCTGTCATTCCGGTTTGTATTTCATCTTAAATCAAACCTTCTTCATCATTTGTTCTTTATTAATTAGCATGCGTTAGccaatcaaattattatttcgCAAACTAATTGCTTGTGTGAGAATTGGATTAAAATACATCAATTTTTAGATTCCGACGACGGACGCACTTTAGAAACATTTTGCAACTTTCTTTACCTCTATTTTGTGCGTGAATAAATACAAgagagataataataataataatagaaagaaagataaaagaaacgGATAACTATTAATGAGATGTTTGAAATAGATGAGTTTCCACTTTCCATGTGGGTTACCTCAAAATATTATGATATTATAATTGCAAATGAAGAAGATATTatgatgattaaaataaataatcatctTCATTACCTGAtacaatatattaaaacattatttttatattatagattctagttttaaatttatactaGCTTTACATTACCTGCCCTGATTTATTACCATTGGGACTTTGGCAAAGAAATTGTGaacatattttattgaaaatcctACAAACTTACATAAGCAACTGCGGAAACCTTCAAACTATGGTCTGAGATTCCAGTTTAGAAAGGAAAATACACTTATAAATCATATTATCCTCTAAAGTATACCCCATATTTCAGCAAAGCAAATTCTTTTGTCAGTCTAAATTATACAAGTATTATTTACAAGAGACTATTTtcctcattatatatatatatatacacgatatgattttccttttctcttttgttatacatagcttcttttttttttcaaagtaagTCATACTCGaatatatttcaaatcaaatatatcattaaaaaaagtaaacaaatcaAGTACTAATGTATTTTCAATACAAACATGTATGTTATGTAACTAAATCCCTAATTGTGTTCTAGTTCTAACAAAAAATTGTACATTGGGGAATACTAAATTTGATGGAATTAAACATTGAATCATACGTATGTCACATCACATGTGTGTTGTTCACatatcaacaaaaacaaaaaacaaactagTAGCAACAGCATATCCTTGAAGCCAATATGTAATAGAAAGCTATAGAAAAGTTAGGTTGAAAGAGAAGGTAAGGCAACTAGCTAACTGATTTCGGAATGTTCCCAGACACCACGTACCATAGCCATGGCTTTCTTGGCCTCCTTCTCTGTTCCGATGATGAAGGCCTTGTCATCCGGTGGCCTTTCAACAATGTGGATTTCTGCATCGCTGGCCTTCCTAAGATTCCTAATTGTTATCCCTCCGTCCCCAATAACTTCTCTCGCCCACCCTCCCGCCGGAATATCCAACACCCAAATCCTTTCTTCCTCCGGTCCCTTTCCGTTCTCATCTTTCAGCGCTTCCGGAGCCAGAGGTGGCCAATTCTCAGCGTTCCCGCAGAAACACCGGCAATACAATCCACCACGAACCGCAAGATACCATAAAGATTTCTCACTCAGCTTCTCCATCATCTTGTGGTAAATGTGTATAAGATAACGaacatcagcagcagcagcattCAACTTATACTCGGTCAACGGTCTCTCTCTCCAAAACTCGGTGTTCCTTTTCAGGATTAAGCGAACCTCTTCCTTCTCCGGATACGCTACGCCGCAGTAACGCGGATCTGCGAGAAGGTCGACGAAGGAGATGTAGTCGTTTACCTTCTTTCCTTGCTCTTGCGACTCTATGAGCGAGTACGCGATCTGCGTGTCCACCACGTTGTTTAGCCTGATGCCGAACTGGAAGTACAAGGCCTCGCTGTCGCGTTTGCAGTCGTGGATCACCTTTGTCACGTGTTCGGACTCCAGCGCCGCCTTGCAAGCTTTCATTACGAGATTCTCTTCGCCTTCGATGGTGTCCACGATGTATATGGCGTCGTCGAACGCCAGCTGCATCACGCAGAGAGTGCCATCGCGGCCCAGTTTCACGCCCTCGTTGTCGAAACCGATCACCAGCTTCGACGACGGGGAGGGTGCAAGAAATGCAGCGGGGAGTTCAGACGCCTTCGTCACGATGCGTACTTCAGCACGATGTGATGGATGAAGATTAGGAagagaggaggaagaagaagaagaagaagccatGTTTGTGAATTCTTATCGATTCAGAGTGAAAGTGTAACTAACTGACTAACAGAATTAGTTGGTTAGTTATACAATTTAAGTACTGACACaactaactatatatatatatatatactaacatTCACCCAAAGACTATAAacgaaaattaattaacaatcaaAATGGCAAGAGACTGCAAATAAATTAATAGTAATTTATGtgtaaataacaaaattttaatttcaaatgaaaagaaaactcAATGAAGaagtaattttaacaaaatttattactaaaattcataataagtaAAGTtattaaagatataaaattcTTTGAAATTAGTAATAGATAGAAGAGTGCTTAGTCAACCTCGTTTGCCTAAGGCCTcacatgaaaagaaaagatgaagtTAATAATAGATAGAAGAGTGCTCAATATGAATTCTGAAAATTTCACTTATTTTGACGGGATCCTAAATTTAGTtttgaaatattataattatattatttaaattcgtCAAATTTGAACAGAATAAATTCTTGAGTATTCAAAGGCAGTGCTTCTGTAAaatgtattttagtttttatcaaaaattaccTTATATTTACAAATGCAGggttaaattttattgattttttttccgtcATGGATTAAAAACTCAAGATGACTTGTGTGTCCTAACCCACCAGTTATTTTACTatgattttatgtatttattccttaaaaaatcataataataagtTCAACTTATCACCCATACTAGGCCTATGTCATCTCCAACAGTGATTCTTGGAAGGAGATCTTAATCTTAATTTCAAGATTCGATCTTTCTAAGATTTACTATTGGAGTTAACAGCCAAATCTTCACGTAGAGATCTGGTTCTTCCACAAGAACCACCAAAATCCGTAttgcttccaaaaaaaaaaaattgtttgtctctttgccCAACAGACCCGTGGATAGCAACTACCATGAAGGGAAAAAATGGAAGGCAAGGGAGGAGAGGAGATGAACAACAAaacctataaaaataaaataaaaaaaggacaaaTTTGGATTGATGAGTACCAAATCTGCCTCTGCATGTTGTTGATGAGAATAGAGATGGTGGTCGCAAAGCAGAGGTAGGAGAGGGTGAGGGTGGGGTTTTGGGGTGGAGGTAGATGAGGATGGTGAGGTTCGTGGAGGGAGCAGATGGTGGTGATGGAGTTCACGAAGGGAGAAATGGTGGGGGTGGGTGGTGTGGTGAAGTGTGAGGGGTGGAGGAGTGTGAGAGAAAGCAAAATAGGAGAACTGGAGGAATAGTGagggtttaaaaaaataatttaatatctcaaaattatattttattattagagtaaaaaaatttacaaaatcaatataaCACACCATGCAATCTATCAAAAAGATgattaaaatcttaaattaagATCTCTTATTGAAGATTCCCTTTGACAATTGCCTCATTTACCTAAGCTCTCTCCCATGATTCTGTTTATTCTACATAGGAGATGGCACCAATCATGGAAATCTTTTTTgggaaatgaaagaaaaaattcatgTAACTTTTACTTCTCTccaataattgaaagaatttagAGGGAAAATAGTTGAATTTAAGACATTTTGAAGGAAATGTTTTTTCTCAAATATTTGATTTGAGGGAACCAAATAACAACTTTACaagaataagaataatttatttttttcatccaacttcaatgactaaaatattcttattctttaaaagatacaaaataaattattttataaaatccttCCCCCCTTGTAAACCAAACAAATAGCTATTTACCTATTCGCCGTTAAAAATTGTTACTTTCCGtctcagaaaaagaaaaagaaaatagttacTTTCCCCCTTCTTCTCTTCTCAATTAATTTTTGATTAAGCATTAATGTTTAATCAAAATCTCATCCATCGGTTCCCTCCTCTCAATGGAACCAAACAACTTTTAATTATCTCAGAAGATTTCCCTTTTACCTTCCCTTGTGTTGAGCATCCTAATTTCTACCACAAACCAATGGAACGGAAAAATTGAATAGACATGCGCGAGCTTATATAGATCGTTATAGTTAATACGCAAAGCAAGGTGTTCCTGACTTGTTCGACATATTCTCTGCTGCTGAGATAATGGTAACCAAAATATAGAACACGAAAGAAATATCAAGATAAAAAGATGTACTTTGACGAAAATCTGCTTTAGATTCCTACTGTCAAGAATTTATGCCATATATACAGCAAAGAACGGTCAGTACATTTGAAATCCTTAAACTTATCCAACATGGTCATATCAACATCCATTGCGGGGCGAATACAAATCCTTCAAATTGCAGACTTGACCCCTTCGGTCATCAAGCTACCCAGCTATAGAACTTCAGgatttgaaacaacattttgttACTTTGGAAGGACAGCAGAAAGTTCCCGCACAACAAAATACTAACAGTTTTTCTGTACAGGTCGAAGTTCACGAAACATTAAGTCTTTATAGTTGATGTTATTATCACTAATGCTTTCTAAGATACTTTCCAACAGCCATAGTTTTGAGCTTCATACTGAGAGGCGAACGGGCTTACGTTATGAGAGGCACATAAATCAAAGGGCTGGAAAGAGTTACTTTAGCctattttttcttgtaattCCCCTGCCCCAGGCTCAACAGGAAGTCTGTAAATATGTGTTCATATTCTGGCATTTTGCCATACCCTGCaacaattttaaaaccaatacAGAAGTTTTAAACGAAAGTCATACAAAATTAGATgaactattaatatttttaataccaATTTCAAAGGCAACTGTTAATATTCTCACAAGATTGAAGActtaacattgtgttaacaaGTAAAAGAAAGTCATACAAATACCAGATAGGAAggtgaaagatttttttttttttttttttgagatgaTGATGGGAAGGTGAGAGGATTATATGTCAACTCAAAGTAGAATatcaaaagaaatttttataaacGAACTCTTCTGACATATACTCTTGTCAACACAGGTGAAATCTCATTGGGCATACCAAATAACCTGGCATACTCTCTATTAGTGTGATATGGGATTTAAGTAAACAAGATCTTCAATATATCGTCTTACCAGGGAAGTAGTTTATGTCAATGACGTAAAAGTGATCTCTTGTTCCATACTCACGGATAATATCCAGGTTGAATAGGCGAAGACCCTAGAAATAAGAATATGACAAAGAAGCATAATTATAGTCCTTGTATCAATAACATGACACCTTGAACCAAAGAATGAGCTAGTTACCAATCGCCATCGAAGCTCCTTAGCCAGTTTCTCTAGTAAAGGTCTTGGAGGAAGCTCTGCAAGgagaaaaatgatgaagaaaatgAGGAGACTAAAAGACAGTGAATCATGAAGGACTGACAAACAGCAGAAGAACCCATACTGCAAACCCTTTCTATAACCATCCATAAGTGAATGCACTAATAACCTAATCAGTTGAGCTTACATTTCCAATTGTCAAAGTTGGATCACCACCCACCAACCCATATATTATAGGCAGGACAAAATAgagatttgtttaaaattgaaatatatagtCAAACAAGTTATGAAATAGCAATTTGTTTAAAATAGATTGACACAAAATGATAGTATGAGAACTATGACAAGAAACTAAAAGTGTTTTTGAATTAATGAGATTATCAACCCAGGAGAACCAACCAGGAACTAGTTTTTCTTATGTTTGTGAATGGCAGGGACAGGACCTGGTTTCTAAGGATGCTATTTTCCCCTTCCCGAGGGGGGAGAATGAGAAAACCTGTTTTAAGTTTGAAAAAGTAAAGGTCTATAGAAAGCTTTTGGTCAGGAATACAAACTTACCGGCAACAGTAGGATCCAGATCTGCATCATCCGCAGAAGCTGCAGCACAAGAAACCCTTGGAAAGCGATATATACCAGCATCTTTGGAGAGTTCCCAGTTGCTAACATCAGGTAACGAAAACCGCCTTACAACCTTTATAGCATCACCAACTATATAAACCTTGAAGAGAACACCTCCTACGCCAGAAATAAAATAGCATGTGTATCATGATTGGCTCCTAGACATTTAAgagtaaaaaatgtataaataggCAGCAATTGCTTACCATGGTTGACAAACTCCTGGAGCACAAGAGGAGGTTCAAGATTTTGAAGGGAAAAATGCTCATAAGCAAGGGATAATTCATGGGACTTTGCACTTCCATCGGCAACTAGTGGCTTTGCaactaaaatgattttgaagttGCAAACATAAGAAGGAAAGTTCAAATTAAGCATTACCAAATTAAGTAATCTGATCAGACACAAAATAAGATGGGATTACCATGCCTATTTTCATAAGTTCTAATGACTTTGCCTCAAAAACACAACCCTCGTAACAATAAATGTCCATGCGTCCATGCTCTGAGAAATCGCATAACCGCAGCATCTAAAAGTAGTTGAAAAACCAACATATACATACCAAGGGGTAAAGTCAAGCCAGCTTTGTTGACCAACTCTGGGATGGCTAATGCGTCTCTCTTGATAACTAATTGCCGAGGAACACCAACAGTGCCTGCATGgataattaatatgataaaattcATTAGCTATTAATAACTCAACATGGTTGAACGTACAGCATCACTGAGTAGTAACTTATAATCAAGGTGGAGAGCCAAAAATTACCATAGGAATCAGAAAGGTTCATATCCGCAACAGCCTGAAGCATATACTGCCGGTTGCGTAAATGTTGTATGGCATCTGGAGGATCCAGAACAGTAACTTCCGGATGTGACAGCCTATAATCCTAAAATATATACAGGAGTTAGAAACTAAGAAAAAGAGGTTACCAGTTCTCTggatattat encodes the following:
- the LOC114408091 gene encoding piRNA biogenesis protein EXD1-like translates to MASSSSSSSSLPNLHPSHRAEVRIVTKASELPAAFLAPSPSSKLVIGFDNEGVKLGRDGTLCVMQLAFDDAIYIVDTIEGEENLVMKACKAALESEHVTKVIHDCKRDSEALYFQFGIRLNNVVDTQIAYSLIESQEQGKKVNDYISFVDLLADPRYCGVAYPEKEEVRLILKRNTEFWRERPLTEYKLNAAAADVRYLIHIYHKMMEKLSEKSLWYLAVRGGLYCRCFCGNAENWPPLAPEALKDENGKGPEEERIWVLDIPAGGWAREVIGDGGITIRNLRKASDAEIHIVERPPDDKAFIIGTEKEAKKAMAMVRGVWEHSEIS
- the LOC114409155 gene encoding inositol-tetrakisphosphate 1-kinase 3-like isoform X2 produces the protein MLQAVADMNLSDSYGTVGVPRQLVIKRDALAIPELVNKAGLTLPLVAKPLVADGSAKSHELSLAYEHFSLQNLEPPLVLQEFVNHGGVLFKVYIVGDAIKVVRRFSLPDVSNWELSKDAGIYRFPRVSCAAASADDADLDPTVAELPPRPLLEKLAKELRWRLGLRLFNLDIIREYGTRDHFYVIDINYFPGYGKMPEYEHIFTDFLLSLGQGNYKKK
- the LOC114409155 gene encoding inositol-tetrakisphosphate 1-kinase 3-like isoform X1, with protein sequence MRLREDLPCKNDDVCEKEEVMIENDVTVAQNHWCPVVNAGFSSPKRVVVVGYALTTKKIKSFLQPKLEGLARNKGILFVAIDHNRPLSDQGPFDIVLHKLSGKEWRQALEDYRLSHPEVTVLDPPDAIQHLRNRQYMLQAVADMNLSDSYGTVGVPRQLVIKRDALAIPELVNKAGLTLPLVAKPLVADGSAKSHELSLAYEHFSLQNLEPPLVLQEFVNHGGVLFKVYIVGDAIKVVRRFSLPDVSNWELSKDAGIYRFPRVSCAAASADDADLDPTVAELPPRPLLEKLAKELRWRLGLRLFNLDIIREYGTRDHFYVIDINYFPGYGKMPEYEHIFTDFLLSLGQGNYKKK